In one Roseofilum casamattae BLCC-M143 genomic region, the following are encoded:
- a CDS encoding DUF4926 domain-containing protein, with protein MKTKTIELLDVVALTVDLPEYHLSQGQVGTVVEILANGEAFEVEFTDRKTGQTYESLGLRPEQLMVLHFSIV; from the coding sequence ATGAAAACTAAAACCATCGAGTTATTAGATGTAGTTGCTCTCACTGTAGATCTGCCTGAATATCATTTATCTCAGGGACAAGTAGGAACTGTAGTCGAAATTTTAGCCAATGGAGAGGCTTTTGAAGTGGAATTTACCGATCGCAAAACCGGACAAACCTATGAATCTTTGGGGTTACGTCCGGAGCAACTTATGGTATTGCATTTTTCCATCGTTTAA